A DNA window from Chitinibacter fontanus contains the following coding sequences:
- a CDS encoding MalY/PatB family protein: protein MSFDNIIDRSGTASVKWDKYRGQDVLPLWVADMDFAAPDSVLAALHQRIDHGVLGYTNPPDSLVEAVQQYARRHYQWEIAADWIVWLPGLVQGLNLACRAAGQAGDAVITATPVYPPFLRAPSLSSRELITVPLVEGQDGRWEWDFAAFEAAITPQTKLLLLCHPHNPVGRAWNRDELNTLLGIARKHKLIVCSDEIHCDLLLDEGLTHLPFAALDAEFAQQTITLYAPSKTWNLPGLGCAFAVIPNPALRARFRREMAGLVPSVNLLGYIGAEAAYRDESTWHAELIATLRINRQLLADAFAGSRLRITFPEATYLAWIDARDIHPTNPLPIFEAHGVGLSDGADFGFPGWVRINFGCPSATLQQAMQRLTPLLSR, encoded by the coding sequence ATGAGTTTTGATAACATCATCGATCGCAGCGGCACAGCGAGTGTGAAGTGGGATAAATATCGCGGGCAGGATGTCTTGCCGCTGTGGGTGGCCGATATGGATTTTGCTGCGCCCGATTCCGTATTAGCCGCCTTGCATCAGCGTATTGATCACGGCGTACTGGGCTACACCAATCCACCAGATTCGCTGGTTGAGGCGGTACAGCAATATGCTCGTCGCCACTATCAGTGGGAGATTGCCGCCGACTGGATCGTTTGGCTGCCCGGCTTGGTACAGGGGCTCAATCTAGCGTGCCGAGCGGCAGGGCAGGCGGGGGACGCGGTGATTACTGCCACGCCGGTGTATCCGCCATTTTTGCGCGCCCCCAGTTTATCGAGCCGTGAGCTGATTACCGTGCCGTTGGTAGAGGGGCAGGATGGTCGCTGGGAATGGGACTTTGCCGCCTTTGAGGCGGCGATTACGCCGCAAACCAAACTGCTATTGCTGTGCCACCCGCATAATCCGGTGGGGCGGGCGTGGAACCGCGACGAGCTAAATACCCTGCTGGGTATTGCCCGCAAGCATAAGCTGATTGTTTGCTCGGACGAGATACACTGCGATTTACTGCTCGATGAGGGTTTGACCCATTTACCGTTTGCGGCACTCGATGCTGAGTTTGCCCAGCAAACAATCACGCTGTACGCGCCGTCAAAGACCTGGAATTTACCCGGCTTGGGCTGCGCCTTTGCCGTCATTCCCAATCCCGCGCTGCGAGCCCGATTCCGCCGTGAAATGGCCGGTCTAGTGCCTTCAGTTAATCTGCTCGGCTATATTGGTGCCGAAGCGGCATATCGCGATGAGAGTACTTGGCACGCCGAGCTAATCGCCACCTTGCGAATCAATCGCCAGTTACTCGCCGACGCCTTTGCTGGTTCGCGCTTACGAATCACCTTCCCTGAAGCCACCTACTTGGCATGGATCGATGCTCGCGATATCCATCCCACCAATCCCTTGCCGATCTTCGAGGCGCATGGCGTCGGTTTATCGGATGGTGCTGATTTTGGTTTTCCGGGTTGGGTTCGAATCAACTTTGGCTGCCCCAGCGCAACATTGCAGCAAGCGATGCAGCGCTTAACTCCATTGCTATCTAGGTAA